One Corynebacterium uterequi DNA segment encodes these proteins:
- the orn gene encoding oligoribonuclease produces MSDDATLPAKYDRLVWIDLEMTGLDPQRHVIVEIAALVTDANLTILGEGVDLVVHATDSELAEMDDYVTAMHTENGLLDQIRSSTVTLAEAEDAVLSLINEHCSPEHPAPLAGNSIATDRSFIREYLPRLDAALHYRMVDVSSVKELCRRWYPHTYYHQPEKGMSHRALADIAESVRELDYYRRTIFTPAPGPKSEEAFDAKRAATEAYQGFC; encoded by the coding sequence ATGAGCGACGACGCAACCCTGCCCGCTAAGTACGACCGCCTCGTGTGGATCGACCTCGAAATGACCGGCCTCGATCCCCAGCGCCACGTCATCGTCGAGATTGCCGCCCTAGTCACCGACGCCAACCTCACCATCCTCGGCGAGGGAGTGGACCTTGTCGTCCACGCCACCGACTCGGAGCTCGCTGAGATGGACGACTATGTGACCGCCATGCACACCGAGAACGGTCTGCTCGATCAGATCCGCTCCTCCACCGTCACGCTCGCCGAGGCGGAAGACGCAGTCCTCAGCCTCATCAACGAGCACTGCTCCCCCGAGCACCCCGCGCCCCTGGCCGGCAACTCCATCGCCACCGACCGCAGCTTCATCCGTGAGTACCTACCCCGGCTCGACGCCGCCTTGCACTACCGCATGGTCGACGTCTCCTCGGTCAAGGAACTATGCCGACGCTGGTACCCGCACACCTACTACCACCAGCCCGAGAAGGGAATGTCCCACCGGGCCCTGGCCGATATCGCCGAATCCGTCCGCGAGCTCGATTACTACCGGCGCACCATCTTCACTCCGGCGCCGGGGCCGAAATCAGAAGAAGCCTTCGACGCCAAGCGCGCCGCCACCGAGGCCTACCAGGGGTTTTGTTAA
- a CDS encoding ISL3 family transposase, whose protein sequence is MSDPTTNPQQAINLDPAGYCKRCDDLVGLDGVHVLSVHDRDEYREITVESDPTPRACPDCHGPGAAHGRVPVTLVDIPSFGRPVRICWLKRRYTCPAPGCARTTFVEHNPTVALPRQRITVRVVAWALEQLRREHATINSLARQLSTAWSTVWKPVKAALEALAADPTRFDGVSALGVDEHIWHHTCRSKRGPKEFTGMVDLSRDDHGKVKARLLDLVPGRSASVLAGWLRQRGEGFRSRVDIAALDPFAGYKRAIDDTLDDATAVLDAFHVVKLAVTAVDDVRRRLWQHITGHRGRSGDPLYGIRTIVRCDPRRLTERQWQRFDAAIAADPRHEELFIAWQAAHALRAAYHEPDMAAGRRAACEALRSLPSCPIPEMARLGRTLRRWKDAFLAYWDTARSNNGGTEAINGLIELHRRLARGFRNRDNYRLRMLLIAGGLRL, encoded by the coding sequence ATGTCCGATCCTACAACCAACCCCCAGCAGGCCATCAACCTCGACCCCGCCGGTTACTGTAAGCGATGCGACGACCTCGTCGGACTAGACGGGGTGCACGTCCTTAGCGTCCACGACCGCGACGAGTACCGGGAAATCACGGTCGAATCCGATCCCACACCACGGGCGTGCCCCGACTGTCACGGCCCAGGCGCCGCCCATGGGCGGGTACCCGTAACGCTGGTAGACATTCCCTCTTTCGGTAGGCCGGTGAGGATCTGCTGGCTCAAGCGCCGGTATACCTGCCCCGCACCCGGCTGTGCACGCACGACCTTCGTCGAGCACAATCCCACGGTTGCGCTGCCACGCCAGCGCATAACGGTGCGCGTGGTCGCCTGGGCGTTAGAACAACTACGCCGGGAGCACGCCACCATTAATTCCCTTGCCCGGCAGTTATCAACTGCCTGGTCCACCGTATGGAAGCCGGTCAAGGCTGCTCTTGAGGCCTTAGCTGCTGACCCCACACGCTTCGACGGGGTCAGCGCACTAGGAGTAGATGAGCACATCTGGCACCACACATGCCGCAGCAAACGCGGCCCGAAGGAATTTACGGGGATGGTGGATCTTAGCCGCGATGACCACGGCAAGGTCAAAGCTAGGCTTCTTGACCTGGTCCCAGGACGCTCAGCCAGCGTGCTCGCTGGCTGGCTACGGCAACGAGGGGAGGGTTTTCGTTCCCGGGTGGATATCGCCGCGTTGGATCCGTTCGCCGGGTACAAGCGAGCCATTGATGACACCCTCGACGACGCCACCGCCGTGTTGGATGCTTTCCATGTCGTCAAGCTGGCGGTCACTGCTGTCGATGATGTCCGACGCAGGTTGTGGCAACATATCACCGGCCATCGCGGCAGAAGCGGAGATCCGTTGTACGGCATTCGTACCATTGTGCGTTGTGATCCTCGTCGGCTCACTGAGCGTCAGTGGCAACGCTTTGATGCGGCTATCGCCGCCGATCCGCGTCACGAGGAGTTGTTTATTGCCTGGCAGGCGGCGCATGCCCTGCGGGCGGCGTATCACGAACCGGATATGGCTGCAGGCCGGCGGGCGGCGTGTGAAGCGTTGCGGAGTCTGCCGTCATGTCCGATACCGGAGATGGCCCGGTTAGGCAGAACGTTGCGTAGGTGGAAGGATGCCTTTTTGGCGTACTGGGACACCGCGCGCAGTAACAATGGTGGCACGGAAGCGATCAATGGGCTGATCGAGCTTCATCGCCGCCTGGCAAGAGGGTTTCGCAACCGTGACAACTACCGTCTACGGATGCTGTTGATCGCCGGGGGGCTACGCCTGTGA
- the cas2e gene encoding type I-E CRISPR-associated endoribonuclease Cas2e: MIVLVVTAVPAGLRGDLTKWLMELSPGVFVGNPSARVRDLLWERTVSLCKDGRALLVKSSNNEQGLEFQTHRHSWKPTDFDGIKLMVRPASSEPAEQDRRTGWSAARRLRRGR; the protein is encoded by the coding sequence GTGATTGTGTTGGTAGTTACCGCTGTACCGGCGGGTCTTCGCGGGGACCTGACGAAGTGGCTGATGGAACTAAGCCCGGGAGTCTTTGTGGGTAACCCTTCTGCCCGTGTACGAGATCTGTTGTGGGAACGCACGGTGAGTCTCTGCAAGGATGGTCGAGCGTTATTAGTGAAGTCGTCTAACAATGAGCAAGGGTTGGAATTCCAGACTCATCGGCACAGCTGGAAGCCTACCGATTTTGATGGCATCAAGCTGATGGTGCGTCCCGCTTCGTCGGAGCCGGCTGAACAGGATAGGAGAACTGGATGGTCGGCTGCGCGACGTCTACGTCGAGGCCGATAA